The following DNA comes from Janthinobacterium sp. TB1-E2.
GCTCGAAGTCGAAGGGCACGCCGCCGGCGCCGATATTGCGCGGCACATGCGCCAGGAAGCGCTCCTTCGCGCGCGCGATCAGCAAGGCGTCGCCCGTGACATACGCGGCGGCCGTGCCGATCTTGATGCGGTGGCTGTGCCAGTTATTGCGCGCCGTGGACGGGCCGCCCACCTTGATGGGGTCATTCAGATACCCGTTCGCCAGGGTGCGGCAAAACGCCTGCACCTGTTCGCGTTCGACGCCGTTCAAGCGTTCCTGTACCAGGTCAAAGCCCATCAGCAGGCTGGCCAGCTCCGTCTCGTCCACGGGACTGAATGAGGGCTGATAACTGCCGCTCCAGGCCAGCAGCAGCTGGCGCGCCGCCTCGAAATGCGCCATCTCGCCAGACATCCGCCAGGCCAGGGCCTGCAAGCGCGCCTGGCGCCAGTCTTCCTGCGCCTGCTGGCTGGTCTCGCGCCCGCCCTCGCCCTTCAGCAAGCCGCCCGTGCGCACTTCGGCCATCAGATGCACGGGCCGCGCCGCATCCTTGCGCGCCGCCTTGAGCACCTGTTCGGCGATGGCCGGCGCCACCTGCGCCTTGAGCGTGCGGGCCCGCGCGGCGGAGGTCAACGCAAACGCCAGCGGGCCGTCGTGCGGACGCGGCGCCGCGCGCAAGCCCGCCAGGGGAAGTGCCAGCAGGCCGGCCAGCAGCGTACGCCGGCGGATCAGGTGCGCACTCAAAACCGCGTCTCCCGCGCCGCGCGCAAGAAATTATCGAGGATGGGCGTGCAATCGAGCAGCTCGACGCCGCCCGCCGAATGGAATTCCGGGTGCCACTGCAAGCCCATGACGAAGCGCGCCCGCTGGTAGCGGATGGCTTCGACGATGTTGTCCCCTTGCGAATACGCTTCCACGGTGACGTCGCGCCCCAGGTCCTTGACCGACTGGTGGTGGATGGAATTGACGAGCGCCTCGCCCGCCTTCGGGAACATGCCCGCCAGCGACGAGCCTTTCGGGAAGACGATGGTGTGGCGGTGGCGGTCATACAGGTCGTTGACGTGCGAGGTGGCGCCTTCCACGTCCGAAGCGATGTCCTGATACAGGGTACCGCCAAAACCCACGTTGATCAGTTGGCAGCCGCGGCAAATTCCCAGCACGGGTTTGCCCGCGTCGACGAATTCGTGCAGCAGTTCCAGTTCGTACAGGTCGCGCGCGCGGTCGCCGTTCCATTCGGGCCGCGTGGCTGCCTCGGAATACGTCTGCGGCGAAACATCGGCGCCACCCTGCAGCACCAGGCCGTCGAGGTGGCGCGCATAGTGGCGCAGGGTGATGTTACTCGGGTGTAGCTGGCCGTTGGTATTGACGGTCGGGATCATGAACACCAGCACGTCGCGCGACATGACCCACTGCGCGATCGACTCTTCCAGGTATTGCAGGTTCTTGCTGCGCAGGCCAGTGGCGCCCGGCTCGGGGTGGAAAATGCGTGCCGAGATGCCGATGCGCAGGGTGCGCCGCATGAAATCGCGGCTGGCCTTGTCGCGCATGGAGCGGTAGCGCGACGAGATCACCCGCCAGGCCAGCGCCAGCGGCGTGTCGTTATCCTTCAGGTAGCGGGGGGCGGCGTCGCGCGCGCGGTGCTCGTCATCGGGTGCCCGGCGGCCGACCCGGTCGGGCCGCGCCGGTGCTGGCTCTGGCGGCGCTGGGTCGGTGGACGGGGACTGCTGGGGATCTTTTTCGTCTGACATGGCGGGGCTGACTGAAAGCGGAGAACGGTTTCAATATAAACCCCTGCCTTCAAAAGCACGATTCAATTTTGTAACAAAAGCATACCTGCGGGGCATCCACGCAACACGCCGGCGGCAAACGCATACGCCCCGTTTACGCTGGCGGCCCCGCTTTTTAGAGAATCTTTACGCCCCCGCTGCTAATCTTGAACGTACCTCAACCACCGCTGCAAAGCCACCATGGAACCCCATTCACGCCTGTCCGCACATCAAGCCCTGCCCCACCGCCACCCGCGCCTGCCCACTTTCCTCATGCATATCACGGTCGACAAAGCCTGCCTGGCCGAGCTGCGCCAGCTGGTCGTCAGGACGTGCGGCGGCATGCTGTCGTTCATGCGCGTCGAGGCGGTCGACCACGCCGAGCGCATGAAAGTCTGGCTGTGCGTGACGGAACCTGCCCTGCGCCTGACGATGGACGCCGTCATGCGCCTGCTGCCGGCGGCGGAATTTGGCCGCATCAGCCAGGGGAAATCGCTATGAACCAGTATTCGTGCGAGCAGGCGATGTCCTCGATGCGCATCACCACGCACTTCCAGGGCATCTGGGTGCCGATGGTCACGCCCTTCCGCGATGGCGACGGCGACATCGACTTCGACGCGGCCCAGCAGCTCGCGTGCGAACTGGCCGCCAGCGGCATCGATGGCCTCGTGGTGTGCGGCACCACGGGCGAAGCGGCCATGCTGAGCGCCGCCGAACAGACCATGCTGTTAGACAGCGTGCTCGAAGCCGTCGGTCCACGCTTCCCCGTCGTGATGGGAATAGGCGGCAGCGATACGCGCAATGTCGTCGCCACGGTGCAGCGCTACAACGACCATCCGCTGGCCGGCCTGCTGGTCTCCGCCCCCGCCTATGTGCGCCCGTCGCAGGAGGGCATCGTGCGCCACTTCCAGGCCATCGCCGGCGCCACCGACCAGTCCATCGTGCTGTACAACGTGCCGGCCCGCACGGGCGTCAATATCGAACCGCAGACGGCCGCCCTGCTGGCGCGCGACTCGCACTTCGTCGCCATCAAGGAAGCGGGCGGCAAGCTGCAACAGCTGGGCGAACTGCTGCTCGACACGCGCCTGGACGTCTTGTGCGGCGACGATGCGCTGCTGCTGGCCAGCCTGTCCATGGGTGGCCATGGCGCCATGTCGGCCGCCGCCCAGGTGCGCCCCGACCTGTACGCTCAGCTGTACCACCTCGTCAGGCAGGGCCGCCACGGCGCCGCCGGCGCCCTGTTCAAGACCATGCTGCCCGTCATCCGCCTGCTGTTTGCCGAACCGAATCCCGCTCCCGTCAAAGCAGCGCTGGCCATGCAGGGCAAGGTGCGCAACGCCTTGCGCCTGCCGATGACGCCCATGTCGGCCGCCGGCCAGGCCGCCCTGGCCGCGGCCCTCGAGCCCCTGCTGGAACTGCCCGTATGGACGGCCAGCGACAGGGACGAGCCGCGCGAAGGCTGCCTGCTGCAGCTGGTTTCCCCTGCCAACATCATGCCAGCCGTGCGCCAAGATGATCATCGCCATCACGGATGAACGCGGAGGGATGGAGAAATCCATCCTGGCCGGGCGGCTGGCCGCTTCGCGCGCGCTGGCCGGACGCAAGGTATTGCTGCTCGATGCCGATCCGCGCCAGGGCGCCATGGCGCAGGCGAGGAATATGCACGACGGCGCTATGCACGGCAGCCTGACGCGGCCGCGCCTGATGGCGCGCGCCATCAGCGCCAAGGGTTTGCAGCCGGAGCTGGAACACCTGGTGCACTGCTACCACGACATCGTCATCGACAGCGAAGGCCGCGACTCCATGGGCAGCCGTTCGGCCCTGGTCGCCGCGCGCGTACTGGTGGTGCCGCTCGACGGTGTCGTCAACGCCGCCGCGCAATCGGGCCTGGCGCGCCGCATCGCACATGCGCGCAGCATCAATCCGGGCCTGCGCGTGCTGCTGGCAACGGACACGCAAGCGGCGCCCGCCCATGCCCTGGCCGCGCAGATTCCCGCCGCCCGCGTGGTCAGCCTGGGACAGCTGTACTGCGCCGTTTTCAACCTGCCTACTTAGCCTGGCCGGGCACGCAAAAAAAGGCGGCGCATGCGCCGCCTTCTTCTCTGTCAATTAAAACGTCTTGCTGACCGTCAGCTGCAGCGCCGTCTTGCCCATGAATTTGCCATTCACGGGCGAGGCATAGGCCGATTTGCCCGCGTTCGTGCCGATCACGGCCAGCGCGCCCGAAACAATGCCAAAGTCGCGCGTGACGCCCACTTTCCAGTCCGTATAGCTCGATGCATCATTGTTCCTGACCTTCTGGTGGCCCGCGTGCAGGTTGCCGGTCCAGCCGTTCGTCAGGTCGATATTCGCGCCGATGTCCAGGTAGCCGCTGTTCTTGCTGTTGACGATGCCGAACAGGTTCGAAACGGCGTGCGAATACTTGATATAGGCGGGGCCATACGACAGCTGGCCGTAGACTTCCTGCGTGTCCGCGTCGGCCAGGCCGGCGACGTGCTTCAAGCCGTTGTCCGCATACACATAGGCGAGCACGCCCACGTCATAGCCAACATCGCTGCCCAACTGGCCGCGCTTGCCCGCATACAGGTCCACTTCCACGTCGCCGCTGCCGCCCGCGTCCTTGGTCCACTTGATGGTGGAGGCCCAGGCGCCCGCGTACAGGCCAGTGGGGTTGTTGACATAGTCGACGCCGCCCTGCAGCGCCGGTTTCAAGCGCGTCTGCGAGATGCCGCGGTAACGGTAGTCGGACACACCGGCCACGTTGAAGCTCACTTCATTATCGGGCTTGGCCTCGTCCGCGTGGGCCAGGCTGCCCGTCAAGGCTGTGGCGACGGCAAGTGCAAGTAGCATTTTGTTCATGGTTGTTCTTCTTCATCGGTGGTATGGGCCTTTGCCAACATGGCGCAGCTGGCCCGCCGCTGCAAAAAATCGCTGCAAAAATTTTAAGTAAAGCGTCCCCCTGGCGCGCGCGGCGCCTGTTTTCAAACAGGGGATATAAAGTTGGCTAGAGCGGCAGCAGCAGCCGGTAGCCGACGGCCGTTTCCGTCAGCAGGTACTGCGGCTGGGCCGGATCGGCTTCCAGCTTCTGGCGCAGATGGCCCATGTAGATACGCAGGTAGTGGCCGTTTTCGCTGTTCGACGGCCCCCACACTTCACGCAGCAGCTGCGGATTGGTGACCACCCTGCCCGCGTTCTTCACGAGCACGGACAGCAAGCGGAATTCCGTCGGCGTCATGTGCACCAGCTGCTTGTTGCGCGTCACCAGCCGATCCTTCAGGTCGACGCGCACGTCGCCAAACTGCACCACGCCATCGTCGCTGGCGGCGGGCTGGCGCTGGCGGCGCAAGGTGGCGCGCACGCGGGCCAGCAATTCGCCCACGCCGAACGGCTTGGTCAAGTAGTCATCGGCGCCCGCGTCGAGCGCGCGGATCTTGTCCTGCTCGTCGACGCGCGCCGACAGCACGATGATGGGCACGGCCGACCATTTGCGGATGTCGGCGATGAAATCGATGCCGTCGCCGTCGGGCAGCCCCAGGTCCAGCACGATCAGGTCGGGCCGGCGCGTGCCGGCATCGATCAGGCCCCGCTGCATGGTGGCGGACTCGAAAATCTGCCAGCCCTCGTCTTCCAGCGCGGCGCGCACGAAGCGGCGGATTTGCGGTTCATCCTCGACCAGCAAGGCGGTGGCGGAAGGTTCGTTCATATTGGTTTTCCTGTTTCATGGTCGTTGGCGTCATCGAGCTCGATCTCGGGCGGCGCCGGCGGCGTTCCCAGCGGCAGGCTGAAGACGATGGCGGCGCCCTGTCCCGGCGCGTGCGGCTGCGCGTGGATGCTGCCGCCGTGGGCTTCGACGATGGCGCGGCAAATGGCCAGCCCCAGGCCGACGCCCGGCTTGTTCGATTCGCGTTCGCCGCGCGTGAATTTTTCAAAGATGGCTTCTTCGCGGCCGGGAGGCAAGCCCGGGCCATCGTCCAGCACCGTCACCTGCAGGAACTGGCCGTGTACGCCAGCCGCGACCGTGATGGTGCTGCCGGGCGGCGTATACTTGGCCGCGTTTTCCAGCAGGTTGCACAGCACGCGTTCGACCAGCACGGCGTCGTAGCGCACCAGCGGCAAGTCTGGCGCCAGCTGCGTCTGCACGGCATGCTGCTGCAATTGCGGGCCGCTGGCGCGCAGCGCGCTGCCCACCACTTCTTCCAGCGCCTGCCATTGCAGGTTCAGGCGCACCTGGCCGCTCTCGATGCGTGCCATGTCCAGCAAGTTCGCCACCAGGGCGCTCATGCGCACGGTTTCGGACTGCAGTGAGCGCGCCATGTCCAGCTGCGCGGGCGACAGCGCAGGCCGGGACAAAACCAGCGATTCGGCCAGGCCCACCAGCGACGTCAACGGCGTGCGCAAATCGTGCGACAGAGCCGCCAGCAGCGAATTGCGCAGCCGCTCGGACTCCATCTGCAGCAGCGCGCCCTGGGCCACGTCGATGTAGTGCACGCGCTCGAGGGCGATGGCCGCCAGAGCGGCAAAGGTATCGAGGTGCTGGCGCTGTTCCGGTACCAGCAGCCAGCGCCCGCGCTGCGCACCCTCGAGCGGCAGCAGCGCCAGCACGCCGCGCGTGCGCATGGGTGCGATCAGCGGCAGGTAGAAAATGGGCGACGCCGGCAAGGTGTCGGTGCCCGTTCCCGCCGCCTGCGCATGGTCGAAGGCCCACTGGGCGATGCCGATATCGAGCGCCTCGCCGCCGTTAGGGACTTGCAAGCTGCCTTCGTCATCGGGCAACAGCAAGGTTGCGCGTGCGCGGAAAGCCCGCTCGATGGCGCTTTTCGTGATGTCGAAAATCTGCTCCGTCTGCAGCACGCCGGACAGCTCGCGCGAAAATTCGTACAGGGCGCGGGCGCGCGCCTCGCGGTGCGAAGCCACGCGGGCCTGGAAGCGCAGGCCGGCCGTCAGGTGGCCCGTGATCAGGCCCACGGCCAGCATCACGCCAAACGTGATCACATACTGGAAATCGCCCACGGCAAACGAGAAACGGGGCGGCACGAAGATGAAATCGAAGCTGGCCACGCCCACCAGGCTGGCCAGCGCCGCAGGCCCGCGCCCCAGGCGCACAGCCACCAGCACCACCGTCAGCAGGGACAGCATGGCGATATTGGCCAGGTCCAGGTACGGTTGCAATGGAACCGAGGCGAGGGCCGTGGCCAGGCTGACGCCGGCGGCCACGATGTAGCGCCAATGGCGCGAGGACCGGCGTGGCGCTTCCGCATCGTCGCCGCTTGCGCGCCGGGGCGCCGCATCGGCTGGCGGCAAGCCCACCTCGATCAGATCGATATCGGGCGCCAGGCTGGCCATGCGCGCGGCCGGCGGCACATGCCACAGGCGCGCCAGCGCATTGGTGCGGCCTCGGCCCACGATGACTTTCGAGATATTCGCGCTGCGCGCATACTCGACCACGGCGCCGGCGATGTCGGCCGACGGCACAATGGCCGTGCGCGCGCCCAGGTCCTGCGCCAGTTTCAGGGTTTTCAGGATGCGTTCGCGCTGACCCGCCGGCAGGCGCTGCAAACGCGGCGTTTCCACGTACAGCGCATGCCATTCCGCATTCAGCTGGCTGGCCAGGCGCGCCGTGCTGCGGATTACGTGCTCGCCTCCCGCGTGCGGCCCCACGCAGGCCAGCAGCGCGGCGCCCGTCTTCCATACGGGGTTGATCGATTTCTCGACGCGGTAAGCCTGCACATCGTCCTGTACCCGGTCCGCCGTGCGGCGCAAGGCCAGTTCGCGCAGGGCGATCAGATTGCCCTTGCGGAAAAAATGCTGCGACGCCCGCTCGGCCTGCAGCGGCTGATACACCTTGCCCTGCTTCAGGCGGCGCAGCAGTTCATCGGCGGGGATATCGACGAGCACCACTTCATCGGCACGGTCGAATACCGTGTCGGGCAGGGTTTCGGCCACGCGCACGCCCGTGATCCCCCCCACCACGTCGTTCAGGCTTTCCAGGTGCTGCACGTTGACGGTCGACAGCACGTCGATGCCGGCGGCCAGCAATTCCTCGACATCCTGCCAGCGCTTCGGATGGCGCGAGCCGGCCACGTTCGAGTGGGCCAGTTCATCCATCAGTATCAAAGGCGGCGCGCGGCGCAGCGCTTCGTCGAGGTCGAACTCATACAGGGTCTTGCCCCGGTACTCGATGGCCTTCAGGGGCAGCACGGGCAAGCCGTCAAGCTGGGCGGCCGTATCCTGGCGCCCATGCGTCTCCACCACGCCCACCAGCAAGTCCTGGCCATCGGCCAGCAATTTGCGCGCGGCCGCCAGCATCGCATAGGTCTTGCCGACGCCGGCCGAAGCGCCAAAATAAATGCGCAGCCGGCCGCGCGCGGCTTTCTTTTCCTGCGCCTGCACTTGCGCCAGCAGGGCATCAGGGTCGGGGCGTTGGCTGTCGTTGGGGAGCATGTTGTATTTTAATCTTCCTGCGTAATGCTATCTTGTTATTTTGCTGTGGCGTCAAGCGGCGACGTAAGCACGTAGGTCGGATTAGCGCTTGCGCGTAATCCGACGACATTGTTGGCCTGGCTGGTGGTGGTGTCGGCTTACGCTGCGCTAAGCCGACCTACGCCGACCTACGCGCCGTCGCCAGCTTACTTTGCCATCGCATCGAGCGCCAGGTTCAGTTCCAGCACATTCACGCACGGTTCGCCGAAAAAGCCGATATATGCGGTTTTCTGCACCTTGGCGATGGCGTTTTCCACCTGCGCCAGCGGCATGGCGCGCACGCGGGCCACGCGTGGCGCCTGATAGAGCGCGCCGGCCAGGCTGATTTCCGGATCCAGGCCGCTGCCCGACGCCGTTACCAGGTCGACGGGGATGGCGCGCGTGTTGCCGGGATCCGCTTCCTTCAGGGCGGCGATGCGCGCCTTGACGGCGTCCACCAGGGCCGGATTGGTCGGTCCCTGGTTCGAGCCGCCCGAACCGGCGCCGTTATTGGCCATCGGCGCGGTGGCCGATGGACGGCCCCAGAAGTATTTGGGCGACGTGAAGGACTGGCCGATCAGGGTCGAGCCGACGGGTTTTCCGCCACGCTCGACGATGCTGCCGTTGACTTCATCGCTGAAAGCCAGCTGCCCGATGCCGGCCGTGGCGAATGGATAGACGACGCCGCAGATCACGGTCAGCGCGGCAAACAGGACCAGGGCGGGACGTACGATGGTGCTCATGATGGTTCCTTTAGACTAAATTGAGTGCGGACAGCAGCATGTCGATCAGCTTGATGCCGATGAAGGGCAGGACGATGCCGCCCAGGCCATAGATCAGCAGATTGCGGCGCAACAGGCTCGCCGCGCCGATGGCCCGGTATTGCACGCCTTTCAGGGCCAGCGGAATCAGCACGACGATGATCAGGGCATTGAAGATCACGGCCGACATGATGGCCGACGCAGGGCTGGCCAGGTGCATGATGTCCAGCGCCTTCAGCTGTGGATAGGTGCCCACGAAGGCGGCCGGGATGATGGCGAAGTACTTGGCGATGTCGTTCGAAATCGAGAACGTCGTCAGCGAGCCGCGCGTCATCAGCATCTGCTTGCCGATTTCAACGATTTCCAGCAGCTTGGTCGGGTTCGAATCGAGGTCGACCATATTGCCCGCCTCTTTCGCCGCCTGCGTGCCCGAATTCATGGCCACAGCCACGTCGGCCTGCGCCAGCGCGGGCGCGTCGTTGGTGCCGTCGCCCGTCATCGCCACCAGGCGGCCTTCGGACTGGTAGCTGCGTATCAGTTTCAGCTTGTCTTCCGGCGTCGCTTCGGCGAGGAAATCGTCCACGCCCGCCTCGGCCGCAATCGCGGCAGCCGTCAGCTTGTTGTCGCCCGTGATCATGACGGTCTTGATACCCATGCGGCGCAATTCCGCGAAGCGCTCCTTGATGCCGCCCTTGACGATATCTTTCAGCTCCACGGCGCCCATGACCTTGCCATCGTCGACCACCACCAGCGGCGTGCTGCCGCGGCGCGCGATGTCGTCGACGGCACGCGCCACTTCATCGGGATACGGCTGGCCCAGCGCTTCCACATACTTTTTCATGGAATCGGCCGCGCCCTTGCGCAACTGGCGCACCTGCTGTTCGCCCGCGATATCGACGCCGCTCATGCGCGTTTGCGCCGTGAACGGTACGAAGGTAGCGTGCAGGCTGGCCATCTCGCGTTCGCGGATATTGAACTTCTGCTTGGCCAGCACGACGATGCTGCGCCCTTCCGGCGTTTCATCGGCCAGCGAGGCCAGTTGCGCCGCGTCGGCCAACTGCTGCTCCGTCACGCCGGGCGCAGGCACGAAGCTCGACGCCTGGCGGTTGCCCAGGGTGATGGTGCCCGTTTTATCGAGCAGCAGCACGTCCACGTCGCCGGCCGCTTCCACGGCGCGGCCCGACGTGGCGATCACATTGGCCTGCATCATGCGGCTCATGCCGGCCACGCCGATGGCGGACAGCAAACCGCCGATGGTGGTCGGAATCAGGCACACGAGCAGCGCGATCAGCACCGTGATCGTCACGGGCGTGCCAGTGCCAGCCGCCGCCACGGAAAACAGCGAGTATGGCAACAGGGTCACGGTGACGATCAGGAAGACAATCGACAGGGCCACGAGCAGAATCGTCAGGGCGATCTCGTTCGGTGTCTTCTGGCGCTTGGCACCTTCCACCATGGCGATCATGCGGTCGATGAAGGCTTCGCCGGGGTTGACGGAGACGCGCACCAGCAGCCAGTCGGACAGCACGCGGGTGCCGCCCGTCACGGCGGAAAAGTCGCCGCCCGATTCGCGGATGACTGGCGCCGATTCGCCCGTGATGGCGCTTTCATCGACGGAAGCCACGCCGGCCGTCACTTCGCCGTCGGCGGGAATCACGTCACCCGCTTCGACCAGCACCGTCATGCCCTTGCGCAGGTCGGTGGCCGGCGTGGGCAGCCAGGAAGTGCCGTATTTCGGCGTTTGCATTTTCTTTGCCATCACCGTTTGCTTCAGGGCGCGCAGCGAGGCCGCCTGCGCCTTGCTGCGGCCTTCGGCCAGCGCTTCGGCGAAGTTCGCGAACAGCACGGTAAACCACAGCCACACGGCGACGGCGACGATGAAGCCGAATGGCGCTTCGCCCTGGCCGCCGCTGATCCCGGCCTGGGTCGCCAGCAGG
Coding sequences within:
- a CDS encoding alginate lyase family protein, encoding MSAHLIRRRTLLAGLLALPLAGLRAAPRPHDGPLAFALTSAARARTLKAQVAPAIAEQVLKAARKDAARPVHLMAEVRTGGLLKGEGGRETSQQAQEDWRQARLQALAWRMSGEMAHFEAARQLLLAWSGSYQPSFSPVDETELASLLMGFDLVQERLNGVEREQVQAFCRTLANGYLNDPIKVGGPSTARNNWHSHRIKIGTAAAYVTGDALLIARAKERFLAHVPRNIGAGGVPFDFEQRDALHYTTYSLEPLLTTALMAQAHGDDWYGAPEAKRLAEALAWLSPYAQGKKTHEEFAKSAVPFDRKRVAAGEKGFTGNWEPKGAANVYLLAARFDPAYLSLALELRPPAWALALYGN
- a CDS encoding type 1 glutamine amidotransferase — its product is MSDEKDPQQSPSTDPAPPEPAPARPDRVGRRAPDDEHRARDAAPRYLKDNDTPLALAWRVISSRYRSMRDKASRDFMRRTLRIGISARIFHPEPGATGLRSKNLQYLEESIAQWVMSRDVLVFMIPTVNTNGQLHPSNITLRHYARHLDGLVLQGGADVSPQTYSEAATRPEWNGDRARDLYELELLHEFVDAGKPVLGICRGCQLINVGFGGTLYQDIASDVEGATSHVNDLYDRHRHTIVFPKGSSLAGMFPKAGEALVNSIHHQSVKDLGRDVTVEAYSQGDNIVEAIRYQRARFVMGLQWHPEFHSAGGVELLDCTPILDNFLRAARETRF
- the dapA gene encoding 4-hydroxy-tetrahydrodipicolinate synthase translates to MNQYSCEQAMSSMRITTHFQGIWVPMVTPFRDGDGDIDFDAAQQLACELAASGIDGLVVCGTTGEAAMLSAAEQTMLLDSVLEAVGPRFPVVMGIGGSDTRNVVATVQRYNDHPLAGLLVSAPAYVRPSQEGIVRHFQAIAGATDQSIVLYNVPARTGVNIEPQTAALLARDSHFVAIKEAGGKLQQLGELLLDTRLDVLCGDDALLLASLSMGGHGAMSAAAQVRPDLYAQLYHLVRQGRHGAAGALFKTMLPVIRLLFAEPNPAPVKAALAMQGKVRNALRLPMTPMSAAGQAALAAALEPLLELPVWTASDRDEPREGCLLQLVSPANIMPAVRQDDHRHHG
- a CDS encoding cobyrinic acid ac-diamide synthase yields the protein MEKSILAGRLAASRALAGRKVLLLDADPRQGAMAQARNMHDGAMHGSLTRPRLMARAISAKGLQPELEHLVHCYHDIVIDSEGRDSMGSRSALVAARVLVVPLDGVVNAAAQSGLARRIAHARSINPGLRVLLATDTQAAPAHALAAQIPAARVVSLGQLYCAVFNLPT
- a CDS encoding TorF family putative porin, whose translation is MNKMLLALAVATALTGSLAHADEAKPDNEVSFNVAGVSDYRYRGISQTRLKPALQGGVDYVNNPTGLYAGAWASTIKWTKDAGGSGDVEVDLYAGKRGQLGSDVGYDVGVLAYVYADNGLKHVAGLADADTQEVYGQLSYGPAYIKYSHAVSNLFGIVNSKNSGYLDIGANIDLTNGWTGNLHAGHQKVRNNDASSYTDWKVGVTRDFGIVSGALAVIGTNAGKSAYASPVNGKFMGKTALQLTVSKTF
- the kdpE gene encoding two-component system response regulator KdpE gives rise to the protein MNEPSATALLVEDEPQIRRFVRAALEDEGWQIFESATMQRGLIDAGTRRPDLIVLDLGLPDGDGIDFIADIRKWSAVPIIVLSARVDEQDKIRALDAGADDYLTKPFGVGELLARVRATLRRQRQPAASDDGVVQFGDVRVDLKDRLVTRNKQLVHMTPTEFRLLSVLVKNAGRVVTNPQLLREVWGPSNSENGHYLRIYMGHLRQKLEADPAQPQYLLTETAVGYRLLLPL
- a CDS encoding DUF4118 domain-containing protein gives rise to the protein MLPNDSQRPDPDALLAQVQAQEKKAARGRLRIYFGASAGVGKTYAMLAAARKLLADGQDLLVGVVETHGRQDTAAQLDGLPVLPLKAIEYRGKTLYEFDLDEALRRAPPLILMDELAHSNVAGSRHPKRWQDVEELLAAGIDVLSTVNVQHLESLNDVVGGITGVRVAETLPDTVFDRADEVVLVDIPADELLRRLKQGKVYQPLQAERASQHFFRKGNLIALRELALRRTADRVQDDVQAYRVEKSINPVWKTGAALLACVGPHAGGEHVIRSTARLASQLNAEWHALYVETPRLQRLPAGQRERILKTLKLAQDLGARTAIVPSADIAGAVVEYARSANISKVIVGRGRTNALARLWHVPPAARMASLAPDIDLIEVGLPPADAAPRRASGDDAEAPRRSSRHWRYIVAAGVSLATALASVPLQPYLDLANIAMLSLLTVVLVAVRLGRGPAALASLVGVASFDFIFVPPRFSFAVGDFQYVITFGVMLAVGLITGHLTAGLRFQARVASHREARARALYEFSRELSGVLQTEQIFDITKSAIERAFRARATLLLPDDEGSLQVPNGGEALDIGIAQWAFDHAQAAGTGTDTLPASPIFYLPLIAPMRTRGVLALLPLEGAQRGRWLLVPEQRQHLDTFAALAAIALERVHYIDVAQGALLQMESERLRNSLLAALSHDLRTPLTSLVGLAESLVLSRPALSPAQLDMARSLQSETVRMSALVANLLDMARIESGQVRLNLQWQALEEVVGSALRASGPQLQQHAVQTQLAPDLPLVRYDAVLVERVLCNLLENAAKYTPPGSTITVAAGVHGQFLQVTVLDDGPGLPPGREEAIFEKFTRGERESNKPGVGLGLAICRAIVEAHGGSIHAQPHAPGQGAAIVFSLPLGTPPAPPEIELDDANDHETGKPI
- the kdpC gene encoding potassium-transporting ATPase subunit KdpC, translated to MSTIVRPALVLFAALTVICGVVYPFATAGIGQLAFSDEVNGSIVERGGKPVGSTLIGQSFTSPKYFWGRPSATAPMANNGAGSGGSNQGPTNPALVDAVKARIAALKEADPGNTRAIPVDLVTASGSGLDPEISLAGALYQAPRVARVRAMPLAQVENAIAKVQKTAYIGFFGEPCVNVLELNLALDAMAK
- the kdpB gene encoding potassium-transporting ATPase subunit KdpB, producing MSRTSLTLFDSALIGPAVVDAFKKLDPRTQWRSPVMFVVYVGSIITSLLATQAGISGGQGEAPFGFIVAVAVWLWFTVLFANFAEALAEGRSKAQAASLRALKQTVMAKKMQTPKYGTSWLPTPATDLRKGMTVLVEAGDVIPADGEVTAGVASVDESAITGESAPVIRESGGDFSAVTGGTRVLSDWLLVRVSVNPGEAFIDRMIAMVEGAKRQKTPNEIALTILLVALSIVFLIVTVTLLPYSLFSVAAAGTGTPVTITVLIALLVCLIPTTIGGLLSAIGVAGMSRMMQANVIATSGRAVEAAGDVDVLLLDKTGTITLGNRQASSFVPAPGVTEQQLADAAQLASLADETPEGRSIVVLAKQKFNIREREMASLHATFVPFTAQTRMSGVDIAGEQQVRQLRKGAADSMKKYVEALGQPYPDEVARAVDDIARRGSTPLVVVDDGKVMGAVELKDIVKGGIKERFAELRRMGIKTVMITGDNKLTAAAIAAEAGVDDFLAEATPEDKLKLIRSYQSEGRLVAMTGDGTNDAPALAQADVAVAMNSGTQAAKEAGNMVDLDSNPTKLLEIVEIGKQMLMTRGSLTTFSISNDIAKYFAIIPAAFVGTYPQLKALDIMHLASPASAIMSAVIFNALIIVVLIPLALKGVQYRAIGAASLLRRNLLIYGLGGIVLPFIGIKLIDMLLSALNLV